Proteins co-encoded in one Neofelis nebulosa isolate mNeoNeb1 chromosome 2, mNeoNeb1.pri, whole genome shotgun sequence genomic window:
- the CD2 gene encoding T-cell surface antigen CD2, with translation MSLACQIFLLVFIFSIQGAAPANDDIVWGTLGQDINLDIPGFQMINIDDIHWEKGKKKVVRFQISNKPKNPDEKYNVSVNGTLKIKHLMLEDSDTYKVVIYDKDGKNALEKTFQLKIQEKVSTPNIDWNCINKTLVCKISNGTDPELKLYVNGTSIKPVSSKFSTYRFINKRKILVNCTAENKVSKESDVKMITCSEKGLDLYFIIGVCGGSTLFVIFMVLLIFYINKRKKQNSRRNDEELEIRACRLTTKKRGPKPCQVPGSTPQSPAASRPPPPPSHRPQAPGHRPPPPGHRAQHNQQRKAPPPPATQVYQQKGPPLPRPRVQPKAPRGATGNS, from the exons ATGAGCCTCGCATGTCAAATCTTCCTTCTGGTTTTCATCTTTTCCATCCAAG GTGCAGCTCCTGCAAATGATGATATCGTCTGGGGTACCCTGGGTCAGGACATCAACCTGGACATTCCTGGTTTTCAAATGATTAATATAGATGATATACACtgggaaaaaggcaaaaagaaggtGGTGAGGTTCCAAATTAGCAACAAGCCTAAGAATCcagatgaaaaatataatgtGTCAGTGAATGGAACTCTGAAAATTAAACATCTGATGCTAGAAGACAGCGATACCTACAAGGTAGTTATATACGATAAGGATGGAAAGAATGCGTTGGAAAAAACATTCCAGCTGAAGATTCAAG agaaggtCTCAACGCCTAACATCGACTGGAATTGTATCAACAAAACCCTGGTCTGTAAGATATCAAATGGAACAGACCCTGAATTAAAACTGTACGTAAATGGGACCAGTATCAAGCCCGTTTCTTCGAAGTTCAGCACATACAGGTTTATAAACAAGCGGAAGATATTAGTCAACTGCACGGCAGAAAACAAAGTCAGCAAGGAAAGCGACGTGAAGATGATCACTTGTTCAG AGAAGGGTCTGGACCTGTATTTCATTATTGGTGTTTGTGGAGGAAGCACCTTGTTCGTCATCTTCATGGTGCTACTCATTTTCTACATCaacaagaggaaaaaacagaacaGTAGGAGGAATG ATGAAGAGCTGGAGATAAGAGCATGCAGACTAACCACCAAGAAAAGGGGCCCGAAGCCCTGCCAGGTGCCAGGCTCGACTCCTCAAAGTCCCGCTGCGTCCCGGCCTCCTCCACCGCCCAGTCATCGGCCCCAGGCCCCGGGTCATCGGCCACCGCCTCCTGGCCACCGGGCCCAGCACAACCAGCAGAGGAAGGCCCCCCCTCCACCAGCCACACAAGTTTATCAGCAGAaaggccctcccctccccaggcctcgaGTTCAACCCAAAGCTCCCCGTGGGGCCACAGGAAACTCATAA